A region of the Clostridium estertheticum subsp. estertheticum genome:
TTATGTTAAAATGAACTATTCAGTGAAGATAATGGATTTACAGGGAAATATTTTAGGAGGTTCAGAGCATGTACCAATTACATTTACTATTAAGTATATAAAAGGTGAATGGTACATTACAGAAAAAGAAGAATCTGCATAAACAGGAATATCTGAGTGGGAGAGAAATGCCTAAAATGTATAAATAATACTAATACATTTTATGGCTTTTTTTAGCTTTACGCAAGGGGATACTTTTACAAAGGATATTTATTTTTTTATGATTTCATGTAACTACTATATTAAAGTAGACTGTTTTATTTATATCATAACGCTTGCAATGTAATTGACTTGGAACAGAATCAGAGCTTGCATAACCTACTGGAAGAAGTGCTACTGGAATAATATAATCTGGCAAAGCAAATGGTTCTCTGATAGTATCATTAAAATTTCCTACAAAAGTACTACCTAAGCCTAATTCGGCGACTTCAAGCATCATGTGAGTTTTATTTCTATGTAACTATTTAATTACAAATAAGGGGTACAATAAAAATATAGGTAGGAAAAAACAATTGTTCAAGATATATATATAAAGGGGTGTTTGTTATGAATAAAAGGTCTATATTAATGGTTACTTTAGTAATGTCTTTAATGTTTATGGGAGGTTGTACTGTATCAAGTCCGGTTGAATTAATACAACCGCCTAAACTTTTAGATTCACAGCTTAAAAAGGATGATATAAGCTCAATAGCAAAACAGTTATTACCAGACAAATCAAAGCTAGTGGCTATATCAAAGATATCTACTGGAAATCCTGTTATTAGTGTGGATGTTGATAATGATAAAAAAGATGAGATCATAGCATTCTTTGATCTCCCAGAATCTTTTGAAAAGGGATTTGTAGTAATTAAAGAAAAAAATGGTAAATGGAATAAAATATATGAGTATAAAAGTGAAGGAAGTAAAATAGTAAATAGTGAATTTCTAGTTATTAATGGTAAAAAAGCTTTATTATTTGGAAATCTAATCTCAACTCATGCAGGAGTTGCATATAACTTATTTACATTTGATAATGATAATATTAGAAAAGTTAATTTAGGGACGTGGAATAAGATGGAGGTATTGAAGACATCCTTAGAAACTGATAAAAAGGAATTTGTATTTGCAGGATGGAAATTATATGCTCCAGATAATACCTATGTAATCGACCTAATTAGATTTGATGGCGAAAAAGTTACCTATGCTAAAGATTTATATAAAGAATACTTCAAAAACGTAGTTAAATATTATAAAGGTATAATAAAAGAAAATAGCCTAGATGTATCACAGTGGTACTTTTTAGCCGATTCACAAGTGAAAGCAAATATGTATAATGATGCTCTTATATCTATACAGAAAGGTATTGATGTTAATAATGATAAAAATAAAACATTTGACGCATTTTCGGATACAGAGTTTTATTTATTAAAGGCACAATCTTTAAATGGACTTAAAAAATATGATGAATCAAAGACTGTTTCAGAGGAGTCAGCGGTAAAACAGATCAATAAACTAGGAAAAAACACGAAGGTTAAAGATGATAAAAATGATTTTAATTATATGAATGATGAAAAAGTTTTAGCTGATATTTATTTAGAAACTGCAAAGTCATATTATAACCTAAAACAAGTTGATAAAGGTATGCAATATTATCAGAAATACTTGGAAATAATTAAAACCCTTGAGAAGAAGGGTTATTTTAAAGATAGCATTGTAAACGACAATGTAGAGCAACTACAGAAAATAAAATAATTGTTGGGGCATGGTGGTAGATTAATGAATGAAAAGGTTCTTGTTGTTGAAGATGAAAAACACATTAGAGATTTTATAACTTTAAATTTATCATTAAGTAAGTTTAAAGTTATGGAAGCATCTTCAGGTGAAGATGGGTTAATTAAATATGAAGCTGAAAAACCTGATGTAGTAATTCTTGATATAATGTTACCTAATATTGATGGTTATGAGGTATGTAAAAGGTTAAGAGAAAAGGGTTATGATTGCTGTATAATAATGCTAACGGCAAAAGGACAAGATATGGATAAAATAACAGGGCTTGATATTGGTGCGGATGATTACATGGTTAAGCCATTTAATCCTATGGAACTTATTTCGAGGATAAATGCTAATTTAAGAAAAATAAAAAGAAATGACATTAATCTGGATATTCTTATATACGACCAATTAAAACTTGATAAAATATCAAAAAAAATTTATAGAAATGAATTGGAGATAGAATTCACTTTCAGAGAGTTTTGTCTTATAGAGGTATTGATGGGAAATATAAATAAAGCACTTTCAAGGGAAAAGCTCCTAGATTTAGCTTGGGGAGAGGATTTCTTTGGTGAAATAAAGACTGTTGATGTTCATGTAAGGAGAATAAGAGAAAAAATAGAAGATAATCCATCGAAGCCTGTTTATATAAAAACGGTTTGGGGAGTGGGGTATAGGTTTGGGAAATGAGAGGATGCGTGTGAGGAGTATTAAGACAAGGCTTACAGTAAGTTACTTAATACTTATAATTTTGATTGTACTTATATTTGAGGGCATTCTTATGATTAGTGTAAAAAAGTATTATAATAATACCATTGAAAATACATTAAAAAATCAAGCGGAGATATCAAGTGATTTTTACAAGAAGTACCTTGCTGATACAAATATTTTAAAGGCATCTAATGACATAATAGATAATTTTTCTTATTTAACAAACTCACAGATCCAGATTGTAAATACAAATGGAATAGTAATTAACGATAATAAGGGCGTATCATCTGGAATAAGAATACAATCACCAGATATTGATGAAGCACTAAATGGAGATATATCAATTTTTAAAGGCACATATAAAGAAAGTATAATGGTAGTTTCAAAAAGTTTAATATCAAATGGTAGAACGGTTGGAGTTATACGGCTTATAACATCAATGGCAAAGGTAAATAAACTTCTTACAAGAATATACTTTGTACTCGCATTAATAGGAGTTATTGTTATTTTAGCCACAGCAAAACTAAGCATAATTATGTCTAAAACGATTATAGAACCATTAAAAACTGTAACAAATGCAGCTAATGAAATGGCTAAAGGAAAATTTTCAATAAGAGTAGATAAAAAATATAATGACGAAGTAGGTATAATGGCTGATACCTTAAACTATCTGTCTGAGGAAATATTAAAAAATGAAAAATTGAAAAATGAATTCATATCATCAATATCGCATGAACTTAGAACACCATTAACATCTATAAAAGGCTGGGCATTAACATTAAAAAGAAAAGAATTTACAGATGAGGTTAAAAAAACGGAAGCACTTAATATTATAGTTGAGGAAAGCGAAAGATTATCATTGATGGTAGAAGATCTTTTAGACTTGTCAAGATTTCAAGCTGGCAGAATTACTCTTCACATAGATAAAATTGATATAAGCCAAATTTTAAAAAATATAATTATGGAGTTTCAGCCAAGAGCACAGAAAAGTGGAATTACGTTAATTTACAATGCTGAAGAAACTGTATTTATTGATGGTGACAAAAACAGACTGAAACAAGTTTTTATTAATATATTAGATAATGCTTTAAAGTTTTCAAGTAGAGGGGGAGCAGTTTATATAGGTCAGGTTGAGAAAAAGGAAAGTCTAACAATAACCATAAGTGATAAAGGCATAGGTATAAGCGAAGAAGATTTAAAAAGCATTACCAAAAAGTTTTACAAAGGAAACTCTAAAAAATCAGGAAGTGGGTTGGGACTTGCAATATCAAATGAAATAATAAACTTGCATAAAGGAGATCTAGTGGTTAGTAGTGATTATGGAAATGGAACTAAAGTAGAAGTAAAGTTGCCACGAAATAGGCAGAACAGATAATCTGATTTTGTATAAGCAAAATAAAAGGTGCTTTTATTAGCACTAATTAAGGTAAA
Encoded here:
- a CDS encoding tetratricopeptide repeat protein, which produces MNKRSILMVTLVMSLMFMGGCTVSSPVELIQPPKLLDSQLKKDDISSIAKQLLPDKSKLVAISKISTGNPVISVDVDNDKKDEIIAFFDLPESFEKGFVVIKEKNGKWNKIYEYKSEGSKIVNSEFLVINGKKALLFGNLISTHAGVAYNLFTFDNDNIRKVNLGTWNKMEVLKTSLETDKKEFVFAGWKLYAPDNTYVIDLIRFDGEKVTYAKDLYKEYFKNVVKYYKGIIKENSLDVSQWYFLADSQVKANMYNDALISIQKGIDVNNDKNKTFDAFSDTEFYLLKAQSLNGLKKYDESKTVSEESAVKQINKLGKNTKVKDDKNDFNYMNDEKVLADIYLETAKSYYNLKQVDKGMQYYQKYLEIIKTLEKKGYFKDSIVNDNVEQLQKIK
- a CDS encoding response regulator transcription factor, whose protein sequence is MNEKVLVVEDEKHIRDFITLNLSLSKFKVMEASSGEDGLIKYEAEKPDVVILDIMLPNIDGYEVCKRLREKGYDCCIIMLTAKGQDMDKITGLDIGADDYMVKPFNPMELISRINANLRKIKRNDINLDILIYDQLKLDKISKKIYRNELEIEFTFREFCLIEVLMGNINKALSREKLLDLAWGEDFFGEIKTVDVHVRRIREKIEDNPSKPVYIKTVWGVGYRFGK
- a CDS encoding HAMP domain-containing sensor histidine kinase → MRSIKTRLTVSYLILIILIVLIFEGILMISVKKYYNNTIENTLKNQAEISSDFYKKYLADTNILKASNDIIDNFSYLTNSQIQIVNTNGIVINDNKGVSSGIRIQSPDIDEALNGDISIFKGTYKESIMVVSKSLISNGRTVGVIRLITSMAKVNKLLTRIYFVLALIGVIVILATAKLSIIMSKTIIEPLKTVTNAANEMAKGKFSIRVDKKYNDEVGIMADTLNYLSEEILKNEKLKNEFISSISHELRTPLTSIKGWALTLKRKEFTDEVKKTEALNIIVEESERLSLMVEDLLDLSRFQAGRITLHIDKIDISQILKNIIMEFQPRAQKSGITLIYNAEETVFIDGDKNRLKQVFINILDNALKFSSRGGAVYIGQVEKKESLTITISDKGIGISEEDLKSITKKFYKGNSKKSGSGLGLAISNEIINLHKGDLVVSSDYGNGTKVEVKLPRNRQNR